A section of the Jatrophihabitans sp. genome encodes:
- a CDS encoding RraA family protein, producing MDPEELGQRFAGLTTAHLADACVRAQVPVRCAPAAVKAVVAGDRLAGQALPARHVGSVDIFLEALEGASPGQVLVVDDGGRRDASCVGDLVVLEAASAGLAGVVIWGLHRDTVDIRTIGLPVFSLGAIPTGPLSPGTRPPDALEAANVGDWLVTRDDLVLGDDDGVLFVPLSRAEEVFDIAESIRDTERGQADRMRAGESLREQVGFGDYLAARKQNPTLTFREHLRAVHGAIEE from the coding sequence ATGGATCCGGAAGAGCTCGGGCAGCGGTTCGCGGGGTTGACCACCGCCCACCTGGCTGACGCGTGCGTCCGGGCACAGGTGCCGGTGCGGTGCGCGCCGGCCGCGGTGAAGGCGGTGGTGGCCGGTGACCGGCTGGCCGGCCAGGCGCTGCCGGCCCGGCATGTCGGCAGCGTCGACATCTTCTTGGAGGCGCTGGAAGGGGCCTCGCCGGGGCAGGTGCTGGTGGTCGATGACGGCGGCCGTCGGGATGCCTCGTGCGTCGGTGACCTGGTGGTGCTGGAGGCGGCCTCTGCGGGCCTGGCGGGCGTGGTGATCTGGGGACTGCACCGTGACACCGTCGACATCCGGACGATCGGCTTGCCGGTCTTCAGCCTGGGAGCGATCCCGACCGGGCCGTTGAGTCCGGGGACCCGGCCGCCGGACGCCCTGGAAGCCGCCAACGTCGGCGACTGGCTCGTGACCCGGGACGATCTGGTGCTCGGTGACGATGACGGGGTGCTGTTCGTGCCTCTCAGCCGGGCCGAGGAGGTCTTCGACATCGCCGAGTCGATCCGGGACACCGAGCGCGGCCAGGCCGACCGGATGCGCGCCGGTGAGTCGCTGCGCGAGCAGGTGGGGTTCGGCGATTACCTCGCCGCACGCAAGCAGAACCCCACGTTGACGTTCCGGGAGCACCTGCGCGCCGTGCACGGCGCCATCGAGGAGTGA
- a CDS encoding YchJ family metal-binding protein produces the protein MTSCPCGFGEAYDACCGRYHRGEATPPTAETLMRARYCAFAYGDERFLAETWHPDTRPAGPLADPELTWTGLFITGHTGGGLLEQAGTVEFTARYRRADGSSGRVRETSRFVRDHGDWRYLGSV, from the coding sequence ATGACCAGCTGCCCGTGCGGTTTCGGCGAGGCGTATGACGCCTGTTGCGGTCGCTACCACCGGGGCGAGGCGACACCGCCGACCGCCGAGACCCTGATGCGGGCCCGCTATTGCGCTTTTGCTTACGGGGACGAGCGATTCCTCGCTGAGACCTGGCACCCGGACACTCGGCCGGCCGGTCCGCTGGCTGATCCGGAGCTGACCTGGACCGGGCTGTTCATCACCGGCCACACCGGCGGCGGCCTGCTGGAACAGGCCGGCACGGTCGAGTTCACCGCGCGCTACCGCCGGGCGGACGGCAGTTCCGGGCGGGTGCGGGAGACCAGCCGGTTCGTCCGGGACCATGGCGACTGGCGCTACCTGGGCTCGGTCTGA
- a CDS encoding DUF899 family protein, giving the protein MEKQDTLTAKPEIVSAEEWQRARDELLKAEKEVTRLQDALAARRRRLPMVEFDSGYTFDTPAGPKTLLELFEGRGELVIYQFMDNGPDHYCPGCTWLTNNIPVSAFPALAERGVTWVTVSNMPLAQIEAYKKQMGWTLPFVSSHGTSFAEDCGADGGFLLSVFLSDGDKVYRTYSTTSRGVDRLVFTNHLLDHTPYGRQEDWEDSPPGWPQHPTYG; this is encoded by the coding sequence ATGGAGAAACAGGACACTCTCACCGCCAAGCCCGAGATCGTCTCCGCCGAGGAGTGGCAGCGGGCCCGTGATGAGCTGTTGAAGGCCGAGAAAGAAGTCACCCGCCTGCAGGACGCGCTGGCCGCGCGGCGCCGCCGGCTTCCGATGGTCGAGTTCGACAGCGGCTACACCTTCGACACGCCGGCCGGTCCGAAGACCCTGCTCGAGCTGTTCGAGGGGCGCGGCGAGCTGGTCATCTACCAGTTCATGGACAACGGCCCGGACCACTACTGCCCTGGTTGCACCTGGCTCACCAACAACATCCCGGTGAGCGCGTTCCCCGCCCTCGCCGAGCGCGGGGTCACCTGGGTGACGGTGTCGAACATGCCGCTGGCCCAGATCGAGGCGTACAAGAAGCAGATGGGCTGGACCCTGCCGTTCGTCTCATCACACGGCACCTCGTTCGCCGAGGACTGCGGGGCCGACGGCGGCTTCCTGCTCAGCGTGTTCCTGAGCGACGGCGACAAGGTCTACCGGACCTACAGCACCACCTCGCGCGGCGTGGACCGACTGGTCTTCACCAACCACCTGCTCGACCACACCCCCTACGGCCGGCAGGAGGACTGGGAGGACTCGCCACCCGGCTGGCCGCAGCACCCCACCTACGGCTAG